From a single Rhodococcus qingshengii JCM 15477 genomic region:
- a CDS encoding M23 family metallopeptidase, with product MAAVSVATGAILASGTSIGHASPPSVVVEDASAVSAPEILDLVRSTDLAGIAEQLGKTRQLESERAALVYEAEKPQVMAPVSGTMTSNFGPRWGTTHYGLDIANAIGTPIVSATDGVVLESGPAAGFGLWVRIQQDDGTVGVYGHINEALVVAGQKVRAGELIATVGNRGQSTGPHLHYEVWQPDGQKTDPLAYLNSRGVSFGEMTTGD from the coding sequence ATGGCCGCGGTTTCCGTGGCGACGGGTGCAATCCTCGCGTCCGGCACTTCCATCGGGCACGCGTCGCCGCCGTCGGTCGTAGTCGAGGATGCATCTGCGGTGTCGGCGCCGGAGATCCTCGACCTTGTCCGGTCGACGGATCTTGCCGGAATAGCCGAACAACTCGGCAAGACGCGACAACTCGAATCCGAGCGAGCGGCGCTGGTGTACGAGGCCGAAAAGCCACAGGTGATGGCCCCCGTCAGCGGGACGATGACGTCCAACTTCGGTCCACGGTGGGGAACCACCCACTACGGTCTCGACATCGCGAACGCGATCGGAACGCCCATCGTGTCGGCGACCGACGGTGTTGTGCTCGAATCCGGTCCCGCCGCGGGATTCGGGCTCTGGGTCCGCATCCAGCAGGACGACGGGACCGTCGGCGTCTACGGACACATCAACGAGGCGCTCGTGGTTGCGGGTCAGAAGGTGCGGGCGGGTGAGCTGATCGCGACCGTGGGCAATCGTGGACAATCGACAGGACCACACCTGCACTACGAGGTGTGGCAACCTGACGGACAGAAGACCGATCCGCTCGCGTACCTGAATTCCCGGGGCGTGTCGTTCGGGGAGATGACCACGGGCGACTGA
- a CDS encoding BlaI/MecI/CopY family transcriptional regulator — MQGLGGLEAEVMDVLWQSDDALSVKDLVETLGERRQLAYTTILTVVTHLFDKGWVSREKKSRAYFYRPSRSREEATSRALRELLDSSSDSAAVLLHFAKTMTDAENEALRRGLSGEGVQ, encoded by the coding sequence ATGCAGGGGCTTGGCGGACTCGAAGCCGAGGTCATGGATGTGCTCTGGCAGTCCGACGACGCGCTCTCGGTCAAGGATCTGGTCGAGACCCTGGGTGAGCGTCGACAACTTGCGTACACCACCATCCTGACCGTCGTGACGCATCTCTTCGACAAGGGCTGGGTGAGTCGTGAGAAGAAGAGTCGCGCCTACTTCTATCGGCCGAGTCGCAGCCGTGAAGAGGCCACATCCAGAGCACTGCGCGAATTGTTGGACAGCAGTTCCGATTCCGCTGCCGTGCTGTTGCACTTCGCCAAGACCATGACAGATGCCGAGAACGAGGCCCTGCGCCGGGGTCTTTCCGGGGAAGGTGTGCAATGA